From the Musa acuminata AAA Group cultivar baxijiao chromosome BXJ3-1, Cavendish_Baxijiao_AAA, whole genome shotgun sequence genome, the window GGAGTTCTTGTTTGATGGGCCTCATGCCTCTCCTGCGTGATCGATTTTGAGGTATTCCGCCGGCTTTCTTTCTTCCCCAGAGTTCGTTCACTTCGGAGTCGCGCTCATGATCTGGAAGTTTTTATGATCGATTAGTTCGTTGTCTTTCATCGGATCGGAGCCCTTTCGAAGGCTTTGTCTTTTGTGTTGGCATCAGTTAGGAAGCCCCAATTCCCATCTCAGGAACTGTGGGCTTGGTCATGGACGACGGAGACATCGATTTCTCGAATCCTGATGTCTTCTCTGGACCCAACGCTGGTGATGATCTTCCGGGCAGCCGCTCGATAGATAGTTTCTTCGATGACATCTTCAATGATGGGCAACAGCATACATGCACCCACACCCACACTTGCAACCCTCTCTCACACACCCATACCTGCTTCCATGTCCACACCAAGATCGTCTCGGCCCCCCCTGATGAAGCTGCCGAGTCAATGGAGAAGAGATCTTCTACAAAGAAAAGGTCTTGCGGTAATCGAGAAGCTGTTCGGAAGTATAGGCAGAAGAAGAAGGCACATGCTGCATCCTTGGAGGAGGAGGTTGCTCATCTGAGAGCAATCAACCAGCAACTGATGAAGAGGCTTCAAGGCCAAGCTGCTTTGGAAGCTGAGGTTGCAAGGCTTCGATGCTTGCTTGTGGATATGAGGGGAAGGATTGAAGGAGAGATTGGATCATTTCCTTATCAGAAGCCAGCGAAAGGGAGTGGGGATTTTGTTTCTAATGCTACCCAAGCAAACATGCTGGGTGGTGCTCAGGTTCTAAATTCATGTGGTTTCTGTTGTGATGATCAGGTTTACTGCCTTTATCCAGGGATGCAAGGGAAGAATGTGGGAGAAAACAGTGTACTTAACAGTCAGGGTAATCGAGTGTGTGGGATTGAGACGGTGCAGTGTGTGGGGAGGTCAACTTCTGGGCCTAAGGAATTTGTGGGCTGCGGAAATGGGTCTGCAAGACTTGTTGACTGTTCATGTGATGCCACAAAGATAGATGGTCTGGCTTTTGCTCTTCCTTTATAGAAATTTTTTTGTTATGCtgctatctccagatcactttctttttttctttgtgcTTAGTTGAGTATTCAAATAGTAGCTTGTGATGTTAGACACTATTTGGTCCTTTCGGAATGTCTAGCTGTAAGATCTTTCATATTGCATCTCTAGTTCATTATATGTGATTTTGTAGATGGCCTACTCTCTCGGTTATAGTTGGCAATGTTGCTTGATTCTGGTTTACCAACTCTAATCAGTATTGGTACTTTTCAATAGCGATTAGGTTTCGGCTAGTTTTATTTTGGCTGATTTCTTAATCATGTGGTTGGCAGTCAGTCACAAATGGATATGAATTGATCAAACACAAGTAACAAAAACATCTTTGTGAAATATATTAAAGATATTGTTATTGTTTGTATTTTGTTGTAACCATTTTATTTGCCATCTGCTACCATTGTTGTAATGTTTGTCATCCACCCCCCATGTAAGATAGATAACAAAAGTGTTTAAAAATTGAAAAGAAAGGATAAACACTAATTGTTCATATCTTAATGAAATAAAGATGCTAATAAAGAGAATAAAAACGCCATAGGATTTGGAGTTTGATCTTAAATATTGGTTTTTACCCCTTTCTTCAAAATCTACCGGGGGTGCTCTTAAGGATTATTATGTGTAAAAATATGTCCTTGGCCTTTTAAGGATTATTACGTGGGTTATAGGGTTTGAGTGTGAATCTGCCGAATTTAGACCTAAAAATCCCGAAAATcacctaaaataaaaaaaatcaacggaatcgctgtttgtatcatattttcccggcatatcaaaagattgaggtGAGTTTGATAAACTTTATGGTACTATACTATACTCATAAATGAATTGCGGTATACTCGGTTACAAAATCAACATAAAAGAGTGTCAAATTTGACTCAAATATTCCTAAAATtatgttaaaataaaaaaaaaagtatatcatATATGCTGAAAGATTGATGTGAGTTGAATAAATTTATGGTGTTATGTCCATAAATGAATTTTATTACATTTGATTTCAGAATCGAAATGAAAATAAATTACTCTATGATTCTGCAATCGAGTTAAGTCTGCAATTGAATTCATTTATAAGTGTCATCCCATTAATTTTTTCCAACTCACCTCAGATTTTTGACTCAGACTTTAATCATCAATATAAATAGTTACtccattgatttttatattttttaaattaattttagtgAATTTTGTAGTCCAATTTGATACATTTTTATCTTGATTATGCAATCTAGTGTAACAATTTGGAACACCATAAAGTTTGTCCAACTCACCACAAAATTTTAGTGTCAAAGGAAAACATGATTTAAACAATTATTCTGTTTGTTGTATTTTGGTTATTTTAGGAACTTCCTAAATCTAATTTGATGGAATCTAAACCAATTTAGTTCCTTTAAACTGGATAATTCAGTGAACCGGTTCATGGGCTTTTGGGCATTTGAACATATTGAGCCATCCTCAGGTAAATTCTGAAAAGAGGGAAACTCCTAGATAAAAATGGGTAATATTTTTAGGTAAATTCgataaattttttattcattataattCAATTTCATATGTGTTCTTGTAAAAGATAGACATATTGTAAATGTGAAGATAGAACCCCTTTTAGCACATTTTTTATTTTCTGATCATATTTTGTATCTTTGTGTTTTGccattttgtatttttttatgtgttttattatgaaattattttctcaACCGATTCCATTGCCACCAATCTGGTTTGATCATCCGAAGCCAGTCTTGATCATATTGTTCATAGCTTATCCAGATTCCGGTACCAATTCTGCTATGGTTTCAACCAtgaattttattattgaattattataTGATCTAGGTTTAATATTGTAGTCTTTGCTTATAGACTGATAGATCTAATTTGGTTTTTTACAATCATGATGGACCTTGTCATTTTGGCACTTCGAGCATATTTCTGAACAGCAGTTTGCTAGGTGCTGTTATATGAGTTGCAAGATTCTCTCATTCACCAGCTATTATAGTAGAAGTTGCTCGCTGTAATTATAAACAGTAAACCATGCAACATGTGTCAACATTGGCCTATAGTGAATTACATGTGAATGGTGCTATTTCCATACTCGATTGGATATTTCATCACTCTTGGGAGACTTAAGTCCATTTGTAATGTCAATGACGCATAATCTATGTCTTgcatgcagtgatttaaaaaggcgctcgggcctcgcctaatctcccaggcggtgcgcttcaaacaggcgacgcctgggcgctcgctcgagcccaggcgctgggcgctttgggcgagcgcctgggttaaccaaggtgaccgaactaggattttaggtctggttcggtcctggttcagtctctgatggttagttggttcaatcgaaccaactaaaatcgatataagtGAGAACCCAACCCCAACCCgcgtcgctgccgctgccgctcccgatctcgttgctcgccgctgtcgctgctcgcaaacgcttccGTTGTGGCCGctcgctgctgtcgctgctcgtAAACGTTGCCTctgtcgtcgctcgcgcctcccactgctcgccgctcctgctctcgctgccactgctcgccgctgtcgctgctcacaaacgctgcctctgtcgtcactcgcgcctcccactgctcgtcgctgtcgctgctcgcaaacgttgcctctatcgccgctcgcgcctcccgctgctcgtcgctcctgctcccgctgccgttgctcgcctttgtcgctgctcgcaaatgctgccgctgtcgtcgctcgcgtctcccgctgctcgccgctcccgctcccgctgccgttgctcgtCGCTGCCGTTGTTGctgtcgccgctgtcgctgctcgccgctactgcttcctcttttctcagtcaccaGGCTTATaatgttaatattaagtttatttgaaatgattaatttttaatactattaatagattaataatatattattttaattttattattgttaatttttatttatttgaaattattgttaggtttcaacataaatgacaagtgtagagagcaactcaatagagtctccaatggtataaaaaaaagatcctgcatggaagtataattatttgaaggatccgaaagatcataatgcagtgacttacatattctgcgataagactactataggtggtatttttcgtgcaaaacatctagtaggaaatttcaagaatgcaatagcttgcaaaaagtgtccatctgaggtaaaagaagagttgctgagttatatgaatgaaaagaagacacaaaagaatgaatcttacgggaatttaccagaagacaatgttgaacatctcagggatgaaaaagaagattattctatgagtattaacccaagtgaaaaaagagtatacgacaaaaaaggaaaagaagttatgagtactaagaaaggtaaaaaaggatcgatggatctatatatgtttcaaggatcccaAAAataacaagggcaagcaggaggctcaaaatttagacaaacaaatataagtgatgcttgtgataaagaaataagaggaagaataattcagcacattgcttgcttcttctatcaggctggtcttccccttagcacaactcgtttagacaattttaaggatatgattgaagctattggaagatatggtacaGGATTAAAACCTTCAAGtttttatgagatgcgagttccattgctgcaaaaagagttgaattatacaaatgacttactaaagggtcataaagaatcatgggtaatacatggttgctctattatgtcagatgtttggactgacaggagacgcaggagtataattaattttatggttaattgttctttagggactatgtttgtgaagtcaatagatgcttcattttttgtaaaatctggagacaagatatatgatttacttgacaacttcgtggaagaaattggagaacaaaatatcattcaaatcataaccaacaatggaagcaactatgttttagctggtaatattcatcttttgaatttgttaattattttatcttcaattaagtgtgttaaactcttaagtcttattatttttgttatcctttgtctcaggtaaattgcttgaataaaaaagacaatacttgtattggactccatgtgcaatacattgtattgatttaatgttggaggatattggaaagatcttagaaatcaagaaaaccttaaaaagggtaatttttgttgttggatttctttataaattacattggggctttgaatatgatgagagaatttacagggaataaataATTAGTGAGACATGatgtcacccgatttgctacttcattcttgacattacagagcgtgcatcgtcaaaaacatactctgagaaatatgtttacctctgagaaatgggtgacaagcaaatgagcAAAAGtaacaaaaggcaagagggctgctgatatcattttaatgccatccttttggaatcatatagtttatatattaaaggtaatgggccctcttgttcgagtccttcagttggtggataatgaaaataaacctataatgggatatatttatgaggctatggatagagcaaaggagacgattaaaagatcttttaatgaaaatgaagaaaaatatgagaaaatttttacaatcattgacgaaagatggaattgtcaacttcatcgtcccttacatgtagtatgatattatttgaaccctgaattcttttataagattaaatctgttggatttgatgtaGAAGTTTTgagtgggttatatcagtgcgttgcaagattagttcccagtcttgaggttcaagataagattatttatgaattatctttatataaaaattccgaaggtctttttggaattccaattgccgttcgatccaggacaactacgtctcaaggtattaataatttgatataattaatttcatatatattatgttactatgctattgctaataataacataaattttacaactgaatggtggagtctatttggaaattccatcccgaacttacagcaatttgctatcaaaATACTTAGTTTGAcgtgtagtgcttcgggttgtgagcaaAACTAGAGTgcctttgagcatgtaaggatcaccaaatatttttattttaatttatttatttatttagatatatgtattaatatatttttaaattatatgacatgacagattcattcgaatagaagaaatcggttagaacatcaacgattacatgatcttgtttacataaagtataatcaagctttgaaggctcgttatgatttgcaaaatagatttgattcaatctcattgcaagatattgatgattcaaatgagtggttagtaggagaaatgggtgctaacttgtaagatgctgaagacgagcttgtatttgaagatgatagattgacatggggagatgtggcaagagcttcagatgctggagaattacaaacatatacaagacagatgtcaaagagaaaaatgagtgcaaaagcatcaagctcggctcgtgctattgttgaagagaggaagaaaacgaattcaatgaagatgatttgcatgaaaatgatgataatattgattatgatgaatgactttgatgtaaaattttattgttttgaattttgaaactttttgttaatgtgacattgtgattttgtatcttagattttcttaatttaataacatatttttatttaaaattttaaataattatatttattaattatattatatatttttataatttagcgcctcgcttcgctcgggcgagcgcctcgggcgtttttggaccttggcgcctagcgctttttaaatcactgcttgcaTGTATTTGTTGTTGCATCCAAAATGATTGGCATGTAATAGTTCTATTTGTCTTTTGGTTAGCCTTGAAATTGATATTGTGATAAACGATCTTTCAATCTGCAGAGTAGGAATTCTACTTTGGATGTTCATGATCAAATTTGGGATGAATTCGAATTTAACTTGGATTGTATTCCCAGATCAAGCAGAGATATGCTAAACTCGAGTTGAGTCGAGCTTTTCTAATTTTTGAAAGATGTATCTAAACAGAGTCCGTAATTAAACTGATGGCAATTGGAGTTCTGGTAAGTTTAAGAAGTATGTGACATAATTGGTCCCTCTGGAATAATCTAGCTGTTGTTTAATTGGGCATATCAAAATAGTGCACATGATAGtgataagaaaaaaagaaaaaacagttTTAGATTTTTATTGCACTTCTAGGTAACTGAGTATCATATATATGATCAGTGGAAGGATGTAACAACTTGACTTGTGgatacatgttttttttttttttttttttttctgactttTACTGGATAAACTTTCTAATTCAGTAACATGGAGGGTTTGATGACAATAAActaattgagttgatattgtTATCCTTGGCCATCATATCTGTCTTGGGATCCTAGTTTCTGACTATCTTTTGTTGTTTTCTTATGTTGGATATGAGAAGTACACCATAGAATGGTTGATACGTAGGGCATTTGAGATTACAGGTTTTATATCTTTAAGTTTTAATCTGTTAAAACATATTATTCTCGTGGAGTTGCTCACTTTTATATTGATGATGTTGTTACACTTTTCCAAAGTGCTCATGTTACTCCGGTATACTTATGCCCATAGTCATTTCCCTCCCTTTCTATTTTTCACTTTTGTTGTTGCTGATTTGCTTTGATCCTTGGTCAATATGCAATATCTTATTATTCTTTTATGGTTTCTGTAGGAGCTTATGTGACAAAGGAGGATGTCTGATCCGATACCCGACATCCGTTCAAGTCGATGCATAAACAATGGTTCATTCATATCTGCAGCCAATAAGATTGAACTCAGCAGCTGTGTAGCATTAAACTTGAAAAGTATTTTCTGTTTGGTCTTACTTTTCATTGGCATCTACAACTTAAATGAACTCAGTTAGCAGCTGTTTCTATTGATCCTTGAACTTGATCTGTCAATTTATTTCGAGTTACTTCTATTATTTGGTTATTTTTAGACTAAATATAGTGTACAAGGTAAAATTGAGCAAACGAATCTCTGATGGATGAATCTTTAATCAGATGGGATGTCAAATATTTCAATAGCAGATCAATTGGCTTCTTAATTGCTAGACTGCAACTACTAATGAGTCTTTTGTTGATAAGTTGGTACAGTGTGCATTAACTTATTGCATATTACTGTACAGCTCCATAAACTTGCCCTATTTTTACCCAATGATCATAATTCTTTTCTGGAACTTTGGATTGTTTCACAATGCCTTGGTGAAGTGTAATTGAATCTATACAAGATTTTAAATACTGGTGCTATTTGATGCGAAAATTATGAACAAatcttttgattttttgttatggcAGTTGTCTCACTTCTGCAATAGTATATGATTGTTTGTCTCCCAGCTTTAATTCTGTTTTAGCATAATGATTATGTGATGTAGTTTCTATGAATGTTGTATGTTCTGCTAGCTTGCTTTTTCTGTATTATTCACATAGGAGCAGTACCACCTCCATTGTTTGCTGATCAAAAGACCCTTGTAAGCCACCCTTAGTTGATCTGCGGACCGAGGATTCACGAATGAATTCGTAGAACAATTCGATGGGTACAACAAACTCATTTAAGCCTTTCATACACAACCATGGATTTGATTTATGCTAAATCTTTTCATCTAGTGCTTAGATGCATGCAAGTGGTAGAAATATGCAGCCTAGATAAATTAAGATAATGCACCATAGCAGAGGATACCTGCCTTATGCTATTAAGGTTGGAGATGCGATCCGCACCTCGTCTACTTAGCCAGGGGTGAGGTCGTTCTCGATGTCGTAGGTCTTGCGGATCTCTGATAGGGTCATTCATGTCAAATCCAGCAGCCCCTTCATGTTCCGATGATCCGCAGCCTCAGTGCGCCACATCATTCTTGGCATCGACTGATAGGGGCCTTTACAGACAGTATACGATATTAAGAGAGTAGTGTTTGTGCAACTAGCACAAAAGGGGTTTAATATAAATCTTAAATTTGATTTTTAACCAAAAAGCATGAGAAGTAAAGCATTTAGTTCGATACAATGCTGACCGATGGACCGATGGTCACAGAAAAGGTTCCTAGTTTTGGCCGGACTTGCTCTTGGATGGTTCTaagcataaaatttataatatattatataaaatataaaaatattattttatgttaggattgaaattaaataatattaaatttagtTTTACGATGCATATATGAAAaagatctctaggagaactagactctctttctcctcttttccTATTCTTTCACAtgaccacttagattgatgatTCATGgagaccacttagattgatgatTCATGGAGACTGAGAGAGAAACTGTAATATTTCAACTGTATCCTCTATGAGATGCATTGTTATATTGTCTTTCAGTCCTTAGAGGTCATGTGCGAGAGCAGAGggtgataagttattaggagagttcctcccatcaaaggCATCCCCTAAGGAATCATACTATAATATGAACTTTTTTTCTATTGGCTAATATATGTTATCAGAATTTAATTAGTTTCATTACATAtattttatccaattataaagggtcaTATAATTTAACATtcttccacttggcccattaattgataagatataaaagatattcaaaattaaaataaataagataaaatttgtttgaaaataattttacttaattggattctaaataattttaaaaaagtattttatacatggtcATGAGTTTTAAAAACAAGCTAATAAGTCCAacaaacacaataatactatattaagtccaactatcaatgcaagtaatagcggttgtatatcatcaatgtcatactctctTTTATGTACTAcaatattgttagtctttcctaatatagtccataatgacccctgtaatttatcttatcaagaaaatgctattattacattcaactataatatgcataaacataaatataaataggatatcagaaataaataactttaattaagcaagaaagaatgtcaataatagcatctacCTAAATAAGCattaccatatcttttatggcttgctcacaagccccattctaagaacatgttctttaaataaTTTACACCGTAAAGCTTTAGTAAATGAATCAGCAATATCACAGTGGTGCTTATGTTTTgaattgacacttgttgtttctggaccctttctctaaccatcaagtatttTATCTTGATGTGTTTGGAACCattagagtacttgccattcttagagaagaaaattgttgcggtattatcataaaatatcttcaacaacctagcaattgagtcgactacaccaagtcttgagatgaaatttcgcagccataaaacttgatttgttgcctcaaagcatgtcacaaatttagcttccattgttgataatgCAATAAGCAATTGCTttacacttttccaagaaattgtccCACCAACTAACATGAATATAAATCCTAAAGTAGACTCTTGCTATCGAGATAATTTGTAAAATCAACATCTGAATATCCCATCACTTCAAGctgatttgatctcctatatgtgagcatataatctttcgtctcgtgcagatatcttaatattttatttacagTTTTCTAATATTCTATTCCTGAGTTGCTTTAGTATCTTCTCAGCATTGCAACTATAAAACTGATATATGGTCTTATACATgtctgagcatataatagacttccaattgTGCACccataaagaatattcttcatttgatttttttttaagtcattttttgGGCATTGGTTTTAtttgaatttttcacctttagtaataggtatatcattggctgagcaaagtTGCATATTAAATTTCTTCAAGTTATGATTAATATATcatttctgagacaatcctaataatctttGAGATCTgttcctgaatatctcaatgtcaATAACATAGGTCGCCTCATTCATATCgatcatcttaaagttcttgttaagAAATATCTTGATTCCGTGTAacaaaccaagatcactattgacaagtaaaatatcatccacatataataccaatataataaacttgttcccacttaccttcagatgtATGCATTGATCAATGATGTTTTCATTAGATCCGAAGAAAGTAATagtatcatgaaactttatataccattgtttggAAGATTGTTTAAGGTTATAAattgatttcttaagtttacaagcccaactttcttttttcttttctatgaatccttcgggtTGTTCTATATAGATTTTCTTATCTAGATCCTCATTCAAAAATActatttttacatccatctgatgtaactcaatatcataatgagctactaatactATGACGATTCTCAACGAGTCCTTTCTAGAAACTAGAGAAAAAGTCTCGTTATAGTCGATGCATTCTTTCTgagaaaacctttggccacaagtctgactttatatcgtttgatattgcccgttgagttatattgtcttaaagacccatttacaactaaCTCTTTTATAATTACTAGGCAATTCAACGAGTTTCCAAACACCATTCTAGaccattaattttaactcttctttcattgcatcataccatttttcagaatcgttactttctatggcttgtgaaaaaaaTAAGAAGTCTCTttctattcctatatcataatatgattcttatagatataccataTAATCATAAGAAATGATAtgcttccttttcctttgagatcttctcaaagctaTCAATTATGATTCTTCTATAAGATCATCAGCGGCAACATCAATGACATGTGAGAGTtcatcgatgttattttgttgttcaccctcgtcaattctctcattgatttgagaaaCAATAATTTATCGAATAAGAGATGATACGGGAGAATTAACATGAATcttctcaatatcaaaattaattctttgagatttttcactcctattgatttcatcattttctaggaattttgtttTACTGGATTCTACTATCATCGTACTATGATTAggacaataaaatctgtatcccttggatttttctggataaccaataaaatatccaaaaatagttcttggatctaattttttttcatatggattgaatactcttatctttaTAAGATACccataaatatgtaaatgtctcagatTAGGCTTCCTACCAGTTCATAACTCAAATGAAGTTGATGGAACCGACTTACCAGGAACCCTGTTTAAGATATATATAGCTATTCTAAGAGCTTTACCCCACATTGACTCAGGT encodes:
- the LOC135629353 gene encoding basic leucine zipper 23-like, producing the protein MDDGDIDFSNPDVFSGPNAGDDLPGSRSIDSFFDDIFNDGQQHTCTHTHTCNPLSHTHTCFHVHTKIVSAPPDEAAESMEKRSSTKKRSCGNREAVRKYRQKKKAHAASLEEEVAHLRAINQQLMKRLQGQAALEAEVARLRCLLVDMRGRIEGEIGSFPYQKPAKGSGDFVSNATQANMLGGAQVLNSCGFCCDDQVYCLYPGMQGKNVGENSVLNSQGNRVCGIETVQCVGRSTSGPKEFVGCGNGSARLVDCSCDATKIDGAYVTKEDV